A portion of the Canis lupus baileyi chromosome 38, mCanLup2.hap1, whole genome shotgun sequence genome contains these proteins:
- the USF1 gene encoding upstream stimulatory factor 1 isoform X2, which yields MYRVIQVSEGQLDGQTEGTGAISGYPATQSMTQAVIQGAFTSDDAVDTEGTAAETHYTYFPSTAVGDGAGGTTSGSTAAVVTTQGSEALLGQATPPGTGQFFVMMSPQEVLQGGSQRSIAPRTHPYSPKSEAPRTTRDEKRRAQHNEVERRRRDKINNWIVQLSKIIPDCSMESTKSGQSKGGILSKACDYIQELRQSNHRLSEELQGLDQLQLDNDVLRQQVEDLKNKNLLLRAQLRHHGVEVVIKNDSN from the exons ATGTACAGGGTGATCCAGGTGTCTGAGGGGCAGCTGGATGGCCAGACTGAGGGGACTGGCGCCATCAGTGGCTATCCTGCCACTCAATCCATGACCCAG GCCGTGATCCAGGGTGCGTTCACCAGTGACGATGCAGTTGACACAGAGGGGACGGCCGCCGAAACGCACTATACTTACTTCCCCAGCACTGCAGTGGGAGATGGGGCAGGGGGGACCACGTCGGGGAGTACAGCAGCAGTTGTTACTACCCAGGGCTCAGAGGCACTGCTGGGGCAGGCGACCCCTCCTGGCACTG GACAGTTCTTTGTGATGATGTCGCCACAGGAAGTGTTGCAGGGAGGAAGCCAGCGCTCCATTGCCCCCAGGACTCACCCTTATTCCCC GAAGTCAGAAGCTCCCAGGACGACTCGGGATGAGAAACGCAGGGCTCAGCATAATGAAG TTGAACGCCGCCGCCGAGACAAGATTAACAACTGGATTGTGCAGCTGTCCAAGATCATCCCAGACTGCTCCATGGAGAGCACCAAGTCTGGCCAG AGTAAAGGTGGGATTCTGTCCAAAGCCTGTGATTATATCCAGGAGCTTCGACAGAGTAACCACCGGTTGTCTGAAGAACTGCAGGGGCTCGACCAACTGCAGCTGGACAACGATGTGCTCCGACAGCAG GTGGaagatcttaaaaacaagaaCCTGCTGCTACGGGCTCAGCTGCGGCACCACGGAGTAGAGGTCGTCATCAAGAATGACAGCAACTAA
- the USF1 gene encoding upstream stimulatory factor 1 isoform X1, which yields MKGQQKTAETEEGTVQIQEGAVATGEDPTSVAIASIQSAATFPDPNVKYVFRTENGGQVMYRVIQVSEGQLDGQTEGTGAISGYPATQSMTQAVIQGAFTSDDAVDTEGTAAETHYTYFPSTAVGDGAGGTTSGSTAAVVTTQGSEALLGQATPPGTGQFFVMMSPQEVLQGGSQRSIAPRTHPYSPKSEAPRTTRDEKRRAQHNEVERRRRDKINNWIVQLSKIIPDCSMESTKSGQSKGGILSKACDYIQELRQSNHRLSEELQGLDQLQLDNDVLRQQVEDLKNKNLLLRAQLRHHGVEVVIKNDSN from the exons ATGAAGGG GCAGCAGAAAACAGCTGAAACGGAAGAGGGGACAGTGCAGATTCAGGAAG GTGCAGTGGCAACTGGGGAGGACCCAACCAGTGTGGCTATTGCCAGCATCCAATCAGCTGCCACTTTCCCTGACCCCAACGTCAAGTACGTCTTCCGAACTGAGAATGGGGGCCAG GTGATGTACAGGGTGATCCAGGTGTCTGAGGGGCAGCTGGATGGCCAGACTGAGGGGACTGGCGCCATCAGTGGCTATCCTGCCACTCAATCCATGACCCAG GCCGTGATCCAGGGTGCGTTCACCAGTGACGATGCAGTTGACACAGAGGGGACGGCCGCCGAAACGCACTATACTTACTTCCCCAGCACTGCAGTGGGAGATGGGGCAGGGGGGACCACGTCGGGGAGTACAGCAGCAGTTGTTACTACCCAGGGCTCAGAGGCACTGCTGGGGCAGGCGACCCCTCCTGGCACTG GACAGTTCTTTGTGATGATGTCGCCACAGGAAGTGTTGCAGGGAGGAAGCCAGCGCTCCATTGCCCCCAGGACTCACCCTTATTCCCC GAAGTCAGAAGCTCCCAGGACGACTCGGGATGAGAAACGCAGGGCTCAGCATAATGAAG TTGAACGCCGCCGCCGAGACAAGATTAACAACTGGATTGTGCAGCTGTCCAAGATCATCCCAGACTGCTCCATGGAGAGCACCAAGTCTGGCCAG AGTAAAGGTGGGATTCTGTCCAAAGCCTGTGATTATATCCAGGAGCTTCGACAGAGTAACCACCGGTTGTCTGAAGAACTGCAGGGGCTCGACCAACTGCAGCTGGACAACGATGTGCTCCGACAGCAG GTGGaagatcttaaaaacaagaaCCTGCTGCTACGGGCTCAGCTGCGGCACCACGGAGTAGAGGTCGTCATCAAGAATGACAGCAACTAA